GACGGCTACACCGTCTACGGGGTCATCGACGCCTCCGGGACCTACTCCAAGCTCTCGGAGGAGCTCACGGTCGCGCGGATGATCCAGGCAGGTGTCGTGCCGATCGACACGACGGCCGTGATCAGCGAGGTGCAGAAGACCTGGAACCGGCCGGAAGCCGCCCAGTTCGCCAGCATCCACGCGTCGGTGATGACCAACTGCCAGCTGCTGATCGAGTCCTACCAACGGGTTCAAGCCGAAGCCACCCACGGCGAAGCCGCCGACGCCGAACGCAAGATCTTCGAGCGGGTCAGCGGCTGAACCACCGAGCCCGGGGAGGAACCCGCACTTCCAGAGCGGTCGGGTGTATCGCGGGCATATCGAAAATCGCATACGCCACGGCAACAGTCCTTCGTCTTCGGTGAAGGCGTGCACCGCAGCGCATCCGCACAGGAGTGGCGCGGGTCGGTTCTGCCGAACGGGGAAGGACTGTGATCGTGTACTCGGATTCCGCACGTGGTGTCGACCGGCGGCTGCTGCTCGGGTGGGGCGGGTTGGCGGCCGCCGCGCCGCTGGTGGGGCTCGGCCGCGCCGCCGCCGAGCCGTCGTGGCGCGACCGGATCCCGCCGGACACCCAGCCCGGCGGGGCCTACGACCGGTACGTGGCGGAGCTGGCCGCGGCGGACAAGTTCTCCGGCGTGGTGCTGCTGTCGCACTGGGGGCGGACGGTGCTTTCGCGCAGCTACGGCATGGCCGACGAGGAGAAGGGCATCCGCAACCACGAGGGCGTCGCGGTCAACCTCTCCTCGGGGAGCCAGCCGTTCTTGTCGGTGGCCATCCTGCAGTTGGTGCAGCAGGGCGAGGTGTCACTGTCGGACACGGTGGGCACCTATCTGACGGGTTTCGCCCGCGAGATCGCCGAGCAGGTGACCATCCACCACCTGCTCACCCCGCTCTCCGGGCTGGACGCCCCGATGCCGGACTGGCAACGCGTCTTCCACAGCAAGGCGGAGGTGCACGAGTACCACGAGCAGTGGACCCGGCAGGCCGAACTGGTGGCCGTTCCGGGCTCGGGCGACAACAGCCACCGCCCCGGCGGTGGTGCCGCCCTGGCGATCGCCGCGCAGATCGTGGAGGCCGTGACCGGCACGACGTTCTGGGACTACGTGCACCAGCACGTCTTCGGCCGCTGCGGCATGACCGGCTCGGCGTTCTACACCAGGGAACAGTGGCTCACCGACGAGCACATCGCGCACTCGTACCTGCTCCAGCCGGACGGCAGCCGGGTCGACGCCGTCCACAACCTGGACAAGGGGGAGCGGAACCCGGGCCGCGGCTTCATCGGCCACGCCTCGGGCGACGGCTTCGCCACCGCGCCGGACCTGGTCCGGTTCGCGAACGCGCTGTACGACGGCACGGTGCTGGATCGCCCCTACGCCGACCTGTTCGCCGGTCCGAAGCTCCCCGGTCACGGCCCCACGTCGTACGAGGCGTACACGATGCCGGTCTCGATCATCGGCGGCCAGTGGGTGATCGGGCGCGGCGGCGGCACCGGTGGCAGCTCCGCCAACTGGACCATCTACCCGGACACCGGCTGGGTGGGCGTCGTCCTCAGCAACTACGACGAGGTGCCGATACAGGAGATCTGCTTGCAGGAGATCAAGGCCATCACCGGCGTGACGCTCGACCCGCCGGGCGGCGGCTGACGCATGGCCTTCGCCAGGCCCGATTCGTGAGGTCGAGGAGGCGTCCCGACGCGGCGATCTCACCGGTGGCCCAGGAGCCCAACGGTCACTTCAGGGACCACACCCCGTGGAACCCGCCGACGACCTGGGCGGCGCCGGGTCCTTGCGCCCCAGGACTTGCCTGACCTGTTGCTGAACGCTCGGCAGCTCACCCCGCGCATGCGCCAGGTGGTACGGGTAGTTGAGGTAGCTGCTGAGCTGCTCGTTGTACACCGGCGCGCCGATGGCCGTCGCCAAGTCCTGCAGCTCGCGCCACGCCCGGGCTTCGCCGACGCCGTCACCGGCGACGATGACCGGATACCGCGACCTGGCCAGGACCTCGGTCATCGAGTCGTGAGCCCGGCGGTGCTGTGGACCGCAGCCAGGATCCCGTTGCGGGATCAGAGGAATCCCTCGCGCACCGGTACTGGTGCCGCAGGTCGTCCGAGCGGTCCGCGACGCTGCAGCTCGCCGCCGTGATGCGGTTGCCCAGCAAGTACCGGCACGTTTCGTCCCCAGTGTCGAGCGTTCGTCGTATCCGTCCCCAGCCCGCTCGTGCACGCCGACGATCTACCTGCCGACGGCAACCCGAAAGTAACAGGATTTCCCAGTGCCATAAGACAGATCGCGACATCCCGGGGGATTTCCCCCGCAGGCCAACGCCAACGCGACGCGGATCGACCGGCCGGCGAGCGGCTGGGTGTCAGTGGGTTCGGGCAAGATCGCTGACCTGATCTCGTACATCGCGAAGGAGGAACATGGCTACTGCCAAAGCGAACGGATGGGCCGGGCTGAGCTATCGGGCGTGGACGGACTACGACGAGATCCGGGCGCGGCTCGATGCGGGCGCCGATCCGAACGCCCCGGTGTGGGGGAGTCGGCCCCTGCACGCAGCGGCCGAGCTCGGTTCGCCGGAGGTGGTCGCGGAGCTGGCGCGCCGCGTAGACGATCCCGATGCGGAGTACGAGGGCCGCACGGCGCTCTGGCTCGCCGTCTACGCCAACCGCCCGGACAACGCACGAGCCCTGGTCGCCGCCGGAGCCGATCCGCGGCGGCCGATGATGGCCGGCTGGTCACCTGCCCGCCTCAGCCTGGCCGGACCGAACCCCGACCTGTTCGGCCTCGAACCGGGGGAGTTCGAGCTGTCCGGCGAAGAAGCCGCTGCGGCGGCCGAAGGGCGGCGGTTGATCGCGGCCCTCAGCGCCCTGGATTTCACCGAGGGGCTCGGTCTGGCCGCCGTCGCGGGAATCAGCGCCGCCGAAGCGGCACGGCGGCTGGAGGCCGAGCTGGTCGAGGGCATCGAACCCGACCCGTACGCGTTCGACCAGGACATGAGGCTCATCGCAGCCACCGATGTGCCCGGTGGCTGCGTCATCAGCCAGCCGTGGGGCTACGCGCCGCAGATGCCGGGTGTGACAGCACGGCTGTCCGCGGGCACCGTCTGCTACGGCCTCTACGCCAACCCCAAGAGCGGCAACCAGGGGAGCATCGTCCGTGATGGCGTGATCGAAGGCTGGGATCTGCACCCCGGCGGTGACCCCAACGCCGATGATCCCGCCGAGGAGGTCCTGGCCGCCTACCTCTACAAGCGCCACGCCGTCGCCTACTGCTGCGCCTACGCTGGTCTGCGGCTGACCGACAGCCGGTCGATCAACGGCAAGCCCGACCACTGGCTGCGGCTGCCCGAACGCGACCACTGGAAGCGGCCCTAGGCCTGCTCCGCTCGACGATCGACACCGCGGGCCCGCCGGTCTCAGGACCGGCGTGCCCCGTCCTGCAGGCCCGCGTCGTGCCTAGCCCCCGGATAGCTCGCCGAGGACGTTCAGCGTGCGGTTGGCTCGCACCGACATCCGCTGTTCGCGGGCGGTCACGTCGATGTAGGTCTGGCTGGAGTTGATCGACGAGTGGCCGAGCAGCTTGGCGATCTCGGCGGCGTTCGCCCCGTCCTCGGCGAGCCGGGTGGCGAAGGTGTGCCGCAGGGCGTGCACCATCGCGCCCGGCTGCACCCGGTCGGACACGCCCGCGGCCCGCAACGACTGCCGCACCAGGTACTGCAGCCCGCCGCGCTGGAGCCGCTCACCGCGGTGATCGACGAACAACGGCTCACCGCCGGGCATCCGCTCGCCGAACCGCTCGCGCCTGGACCGCAGGTAGTTCTGGATCAGCACGTCCAAGGCGTCCTCGATCGGGATCGAGCGGTTCTTGCCGCCCTTGCCGTGCACGTGCAGCCGCCGGTCGCCATCGCGCCCGGCCAGCGACGCGACGGTGAGATCGAGCAGCTCGGCTGAGCGCACACCGGTGCACAGCAGCGTGGCCAGCACCGCGAGATCGCGCTCCGGCCACGGGTTGCGCGCCCGCCTGGCCCCTGAGGCGACCATCCGCAGCAGTCGCTCGGGCGTGTCCTCGCCCTGCAGCGGCTTCGGGGTCGAGGGCGCGTTGCGCGGCTTCGGGATCACCTGCATCGGGTTGCCGGGCACCGCGCCCTCGACGACCAGGAACCCGAAGAACCCGTTCCAGGTCGACCAGGCCCGGGTCACCGACGACGCCGACCGGGCCGCCGCGAACCGCGCGAAGGCCGATCGCAGCACCGAGGCGTCGACCCGTTCCACCGGCAACCGGTCGGCGGTGGAGCCGGTGAGCTCGACCAGCTCACCGGCCACCGACTCCAGGTCGCGGCGGTAGGCCCGCAGCGAGTTCGCCGCGAGCTTGCGCGCCTGCAAGTGCTCCAGGTAGATCTCGATCAAGCGCGCCAGGTCCACGCCGCACCTCCCCGATGATCAACTACGGGGTAGATGAAACCAGACGCCCCCGACAATCAGCTGTTGTGGAGGAACCGGTCCAGCACCCGCACGCCGAACTGCAGCGCATCCACCGGGACCCGCTCGTCGACGCCGTGGAACAGCGCGCTGAAGTCGAGGTCGGCGGGCAGCTTCAGCGGGGCGAAGCCGTAGCAGCTCATGCCCAGCCGGCTGAACGACTTGGCGTCGGTGCCCCCGGACATCATGTACGGCAGCGCCTTGGCCCCCGGGTCCTCGGCGATCAGCGAGGCGCTCATGGCGTCCACGATCCGACCCTCGAACTTGGCTTCGACCGGCGGCAGCCCGACCCACTCGCGCTCGACGTCGGGTCCCAGCAGCTCGGCTAGCTCCCGCTCGAACGCCTCCTCCCGACCGGGCAGGATCCGGCAGTCCACCGCGGCCTCGGCTACCGAGGGGATGACGTTGTGCTTGTACCCGGCGGTGAGCATCGTCGGGTTGGCGGTGTCGCGCAGCGTGGCCCCGACCATCCGCGACAGGTTGCCGAGCTTGGCGACCGCGCCCTCGACGTCGTCCTCGGGGAAGTCCCAGCCGGTGATCTCGGTGACGCCGGAGAGGAACTCCTGCACGGAGTCGGTCAGCACCAGCGGGAACCGGTGGTTGCCCAGCTTGGCGACGGCCTCGGAGAGCTTGGTGACGGCGTTGTCGTCGTGCACCATCGACCCGTGCCCGGCCCGCGCCCGAACCCGCAGCTTCAGCCAGCGGATGCCCTTCTCGGCGCTCTGCACCAGGTAGGCCCGCACGCCGTCCTTCAGCGTGACGGAGAACCCGCCGACCTCGCTGATGGCCTCGGTGCACCCCTCGAACAGCTCCGGCCGGTGGTCGACCAGCCACTGCGCCCCGTGGAAGCTCCCGGCCTCCTCATCGGCCAGGAACGCGAAGACGATGTCCCGCGGCGGCACGATCCCGTCCCGCTTGAACCGCCGCGCGATCGCCAGGCTCATGGCGACCATGTCCTTCATGTCGACCGCACCGCGGCCCCACACGTACCCGTCCTGAACGGCCCCGGAGAAGGGGTGCACGGACCACTCGGCGGGATCGGCGGGCACGACGTCCAGGTGCCCGTGCACCAGCAACCCGCCCCGGCTGGAGTCGGCCCCGGGCAACCGCGCGATGACGTTGCCGCGCCCGGGGTGGTCCCCGGACTCGACGTAGGTGACCTCGTACCCGACCTCGCTGAGCTTGCCGGCCACGAACTCGGCGGCGGCCCGCTCGCCCACGAGCGTCTCAGGATCACCGGTGTTGGTGGTGTCGATGCGGATCAAGTCGCTGGCCAGGCCGACAACCTCCTCCTCGGCCAGCCGCAACCCCGCCTCATGATCAGTACCGGACAAACCGCTGTGCTCGCTCACCAGGCATTTCTATCACCCGAGCCCGAAAGAGGGGGGTGCCGTCGACCCCCGGATGACCATGGGCTAATCTATCTACACAACACAGCGGGAACCCCCGGAGAACGAGGGTGACCCGAGATGTCCGAGTGGCGGAATGGCAGACGCGCTAGCTTGAGGTGCTAGTGCCCGATTAAGGGCGTGGGGGTTCAAGTCCCCCCTCGGACACAAAAAGTGGTGCGATTTCCCCACCGCAGCAAGTGCTTGAATACCGCATCGCGACGACGCTCCGGTCGTCGCGATTTTGGTCGTATTCAGGGACGGTCGTCTGTGGTCTGTGCTGGTCACCGAGGTGGTGGCCATGGCTGAGCAGATCATCACGGGGCTGGTGCCGCCGCCCAAGATCGCCGATTCCGGTTCGTCGCCGGAAGCAGGAACGGGCGAGCGCCGGAGCCTTCCGCTGCCGGTCATCACTCGGCGTCGTGAACTCCTGACGACGTACGGGATGACCAGGGTCGATGCTTCAGGGCGGATCCCGGCCGCGCCGGTCCTCCACGCACTGGAGTGGCCACCCGGCCTGAGCCTGACCGTCCGGGTCGTCTTGGGAGCTGTGGTGCTCCAGCCGGATCCGGGCGGCGTCCACCGGCTGCCCAGCACACAGCGGATCAAGGTTCCTGCCACGGCCAGGGCCGAGTGCGGTCTCCGTGCCAGCGACGTGGTGGTGCTCGTCGCCGACCCGCAGCGGGGCATGCTGCTGATCTATCCTCTCGTGACCGTGGACGAGGTCCTGGCTCAGCGCCATGCCATGATCTGGGTGGGTGAGTCGGTGTGACCGAGAACCAGACCACGTCAGGAGCCAACCCGGCCGAGATCGAAGCGGCGAAGCTGCTGTTGGGACGCCTCGGTGTCTCGGTGAATGACCTCATCAACACCGCGTCTGCGCGGCCGCCCGCACCGACCTTCTCCGAATACATCCCCCAGGTCTCCGCTGCCGTCAGTCCCGGAACCCGGTGTGTCTACAGTTCCTACTGGAATCGCGTCCAGGCGGAATGGGGCGACCGACGCCTGGACGAACCGACACCGCTGGAGATCAAGCAGCTAGTTGAGAAGTCCCGCGAACAGCTGCGCATCCGCCGCAACGCCCGCGGAGGCCGAAGCGCCGCCGAGCACCTGATCGCCGCGCTGCCTCTACAACCACGCCGTGGCAGACGAACTGATCGGCGCGTCCGACAACCCAGCCAGGAAAGTTCCTAAGCCGCGCCGCTTGCCCACCACGCGCCGAGGTCTGCCGGACACCCGACTGGAGGAGATCAACCACGTCGCCGCCACCACGGGCAACGATCCCGTCCTCGACAGCCTCATCATCCGGCTGCACAGCGAGACAGCCTGCCGACGAGCCGGAGTGCTCGCGCTCACTCCCCGGGATCTCGACCCCGACCTCTGTCTGATTCTCCTCCACGAGAAGGGCGGGACGGTCCGCTGGCAACCGGTCTCTCCCACACTGATGACTCACCTTCGCGAGCATGCCGAACAACGCGGTTCCGCAACCTCAGGCGACCAACTCCTGCGCTATGCCAATGGAAACCCCATCACCCGCCGACGCTATGACCACATCTGGAACAGGCTCGGCAAACACATTCCCTGGGTTGCAACGCAGCAAATCAGTATCCACTGGCTCCGCCACACCACGCTTACATGGGTAGAGCGAAACTTCGGTCACGCCGTCGCTCGTGCCTTCGCCGGCCACACCGACAACAGCAACAATGATGGAGGAAGCACCACTGCTTACACCCAAGCCGGTATGAGCGAAATCGCCACGGCGCTCGCCGCCCTTACCGGAGAACCACACCCACTAGCAAGATAAAACCCGACGATCTCCGACTCGTAGCCGCGGGAGGCCTGGCAGAGCCCAGGCCTCCTGCGGCTATAAGTAACGACAGAGGTCGACTTATAATTTCGACGCTTGCCGTATTTGCGATGTCGTAGCAAGATGTGCGGCGATTCGCTTCGCCGAGAGTGATGAAAAGTCGCTCTGAAGAAGAATAGTATCGTGATCTCTTCCAACGAGTCCTTAAGGCATGGGGCGTGCGCCACTTACCGCCCCCACCGGTACAGGTGTACTGACTACCGAGAAGCTCGTCGGCAAGCGAGCGTTGCGCCGACTAGCTGCGGGCAGAGTAGTCCGCTCGACGCTGCGCGACGGAGTCTGTGAACAGGAAGTAAAAACGGTGGGCTATGGGACCGAAGTGGCTGGGGAGCACGACCGCCTCCGGCGGGAGGCCGTGGTGGGGGAACTCGCGGAACTCGCGGAGCCTGGAAGTGTCGGCGGGTACGGGGGCAGGTGCGATGGTGGCGGTGACGGTGAATTTCGTGAGGTCGGGCCGGTGTTGTCGAACGTGATTCGGCCGTGGCCCGGTCCGATCGGGTAGGGCAGAAAGGCCGGCGGTGGTGCGGTCGCCTCACGGTAGGCCCTCATCGCGGGCAAGTAGTCGCGGCGCAGCACCCGGTAGCGCTGGAGCTGCCGGTCGGTGAGCGTGCTGGTGTGCATGGAATGGCTCCAGATGGAGAGGGTTTTCGTGGACGATTCGCTCAGAACAGACCGAATCAGGAGCGTCAGCGTGCGAGGCTCCTGACGCTGGTGCGTGGATGGCTGCTGGGATGGCGTGATCCGCCGACTGAATGGGTCCGGGATTCAGCCGTCCAAGTGGATGTTTTCGATCAGATGTACTGAAAGAGGGGCCTTCACTGAAGTGAAGGCCCCTCGCTGGTTCTGTGAAACGGTTTAGAATCCACCGGCCTAGGCTGAGTGCCGTCCCTATGAACCGCGGGTCACGCTACACGTCGGCGAACGCCCGAGTCTGGGCACCCTACTTCTCAATACGGATCATCGTGGCATGATTCCGCCCTTGGGTGGCAGGGACTGTAGGTAGCGAGATGACTGCGCCGGCGCCTCGCATGGTCTGCATAGGTCGTCGAGCCCTTCGGGAAGGTGTCGCGGCACGGTGATGGCGATCATGACTACTCGCATCGCATACTGAACAGGTGTTCGACAACGATCCGGTGCATCCGATGCTCGCGCGGGCCTTCGATCCGCCGCAACCGTTCTTTCCGAACACGCTGCGGCTACCGGAGCTCATCCGGGACTGGGAACCGGGCACGGCAACCGTGGTGGCCGCCAGCAAACCCATAGTCGACGTCGTCCCGCTGCTGCGCCTGGCCGCGGCCCTGCCCGTCGGCATCCCTTCGCAACAAGCGCTGATGCAGGTCGCACAAGGCGCGCAGGCCAGCAGCACCCACAGCGCCGAAGCCGACCTCGAAACCCTCGACGAGCACAAGGACGGCAACGCGATGGCCGACGCGAGATCGTCGCCCTGTTCGACCAGATCTCCGCCTACGTCCAACTCCACCAGTCGACGATTGAGGCCCTGCGCTCGTCCGTCGCACGAGCCGCCCCTCGAAGAGCGACCTGCGGCGGGCGTCGAAGGCGCGGTGGCACCGGCTTGACCTGCCGCCCTCGCACGTGATTCCGCCGCTGATCTCCCGGATTCCGCCAGCCCTGCTCCGGCCTTGACTGCGTCGACATCGCCGCTAAACTCGATGTCGATTCGAGTTTGATTACCGCGATCTTCCGCTGCTCGGGCCGATCGCGACCCGGGCCGCAGAATGGAGAGGGTCATGGCCAACTGTTACGACGTCGTGGTGCTCGGCGGGTGGCTCGCGTGACGGCGCGGCGTGTCGTCTTCATCGGTGCGGCGGGCGAGATGTGCCGGGTAGCCATCGAGCGTTTCGCCAGAGCGGGCGGCGACTGGGAGCTCGTCCTCTGCGACATCCGGCCCGAGCTGCTCCGGGAGCTGGCCGGGCGAATTCCCGGCGGGCGCGTCGAGGTCCGGCGGCTGGACCTCTTCGACCGGGCGGACCTGCGCGCCGCGGTCGACGGGGCCGCGCTCGTCGTCCTCGGAGCCGGGCCCTACATCCGCACGTCGGAACCGGTGATCTCGGCGTGCCTCGAGGCCAAGGTGCCCTACCTCGACTTCGACGACGACGTCGAGAGCACCCAGCACGCGCTCTCGCTCCACGAGAAGGCGCAGGCGGCGGGCATCCCGGTCTACGTCGGTTGCGGCGCCTCGCCGGGGATGAGCAACGTGCTGGCGGTCGACGCGGCGAACGAGCTGGACACCGTCGAGAACATCGAGCTGGGCTGGATGGTCGGCGACGAGCGGCCGGACGTGGGCCGGGCGGTGCTCGAGCACCTGATGCACATCGCCGCCGGGGACTGCCTCACCTGGGAGCGCGGTCGGCAGGTCGTGCACGAGTCGTACGTTGAGACCGGCGTCCTGCCGATGGGCGGCGGTGTGGGGGAGGTCCTGCTCTACGAGACCGCCCACCCCGAGCCGGTGACGCTACCGCGCCGCTACCCGGAGGCAAAGCGCATCCGCTGCCTCGGCGGGCTCGACCCGATGCCGTTCAACGGCCTCGCGCGCGGCCTCGGCCTGGCCATCCAGGACCGCAAGATCACCGTCAAGGAGGCGGTGGACTTCATCCTGGACGTCCTCCACAACCGGTTCAGCAACACCAAGGGCCTGCGTCACGCCTTGAGCGGCATGATCGGCCAAGTCCGCCGCGGCGAGATGGCGGCGGGCACGATGGTGAAGTTCCTCGCGCGGTCAGCACTCCGGCGGACGGACACCTGGCGCGGCGGTCTCGTCGCGCGTGTCACCGGTACGCGCAACGGGATTCCTGCGGTGGCCGTCCGGCGCACGCCGCTCAGCGGACCGGAGACCTACGCCACGAGCAGCATGGCCGCCATCACCGGGACTGCCTGCGCCGCGTTCATGGTGCTGGCGATCGAGGAGGGGGCCGGCCGCACCGGCGCGTTCGCCCCGGAGGACTGGGCAGATCCGAAGGCGTTCTACAGCGCGCTGGAGCGCGTCGGCACGCCGCGCGCCGAGATCGTCGAGGCGGTGTGCTGAGTGAGCACCCCGTCTTGACCTCGACGAGGGCATCGCCGCGACAGACCCCGGACGCGGCGACGCCCTCGTCGGCGTCGAAGGCGAAGAACCAGTTCACCACGCGGGAAGGTCCGCGTTGCTCCTCGGAGGTCGTCGCATGGCCCGTCCGGTCGTTCAGGTGTCCCGGTCGCACAACCCCTTTCCCCGGTCGATCGGGACCAGGTACGTCGATGGCATCCCGCGCTGCTCCAACATCCCCGAGACCCTGCTGGACGTGCTGCGCGGGCACGTCGAGGCGAGGCCCGACGCCGAGGCGGTCGTCGAGCTCGGCGGGCAACGGCTGACCTATGCGCAGCTGTGGGAGCGCGCTTCGCGGGTGGCCGGCGGGTTGCGCGCCCAGGGCGTCGAGCGCGGTGACCGGGTGGCCGTGCGGTACCCGGCGGGCGTCAACTGGGTGCTCGCCTTCTGGGGAACCGTCCTGGCCGGGGGCGTCGCGGTCGCGGTCAACACGCGGTCGGCGCAGCCGGAGGTGGAGTTCGTGCTCGGCGACTCCGGCGTGAAGGTCGACCTGTCGGCGGATTCCCCGCTCCCCGATGGCAGTCCGCAGGTGGCAGCCGGTCTCGGCGCCGCCGACGTGGCCGGGCTCTTCTACACCTCGGGCACGACCGGACGTCCGAAAGGCGTGCCGACGACGCACGAAGCGTTCATCACCAACGCCGAGAACATGGTCCGCTGCTTGGGAATGCCGCGCGATGTCGGCTCGGACCTGCGGACCCTGATCTCCGTCCCGCTGTTCCACGTCACGGCCTGCAACTCGCAGCTGCTGGTGGCCGCCTACGTCGGCGGGACCGCGGTGATCATGCCCGAGCTCGACCTGCCTGCGCTGGCGGAATCCCTGCCCGCGGAGCGGATTTCCTTCCTGGTCACCGTTCCCGCGGTGTACTCCCTGCTGCTCCGCCAGCCGGGTTTCTCCGACGTCGACGTGTCCGGGGTGCGCACGGTCGGGTACGGCGGTGCTCCGATCGCCCCCTCGCTGGTGCGGGCGTTGCAGGAGGCGTTCCCGCGGGCGAGGCTGATGAACGGCTACGGCATGACCGAGACGGCGTCGTTGATCGCGGTGCTGCCGGACCGGGACACGGTGGAGCACGCGGATTCCGTCGGGTACGCGGTGCCGTCGGTGGATCTCGGCGTCGTGCCGATCGGCGAAGACCCGAGCGTGGGGGAGCTGGTGGTCCGCGGCGCCAACGTGACCACCGGGTACTGGAACCGGCCGGAGGCCACTGCGGAAGCGGTCGTGGACGGCTGGTTGCGCACCGGAGACGTGGTCCGGGTGGATGAGGTCGGGCGCGTGCACATCATCGACCGGATCAAGGACATCATCAACCGCGGCGGGGAGAACGTCTCCAGCGTGGAGGTCGAATCGGTGCTGCTCTCCGCGCCGGGAGTGGCCGACGCCGCCGTCCTCGCAGTCCCCGACGACGTGATGGGGGAGAAGGTCGGCGCCGTCCTGGTCGCGGGGCAGGAGCGGATCGACGTCGACGCCGTGATCGCGCACTGCCGAGACCACCTCGCCGACTTCAAGGTCCCCCAGTACGCCGCTGTCGTCACCGGGACGCTGCCGCGCAACGCCG
This portion of the Saccharopolyspora antimicrobica genome encodes:
- a CDS encoding tyrosine-type recombinase/integrase yields the protein MADELIGASDNPARKVPKPRRLPTTRRGLPDTRLEEINHVAATTGNDPVLDSLIIRLHSETACRRAGVLALTPRDLDPDLCLILLHEKGGTVRWQPVSPTLMTHLREHAEQRGSATSGDQLLRYANGNPITRRRYDHIWNRLGKHIPWVATQQISIHWLRHTTLTWVERNFGHAVARAFAGHTDNSNNDGGSTTAYTQAGMSEIATALAALTGEPHPLAR
- a CDS encoding tyrosine-type recombinase/integrase, with amino-acid sequence MDLARLIEIYLEHLQARKLAANSLRAYRRDLESVAGELVELTGSTADRLPVERVDASVLRSAFARFAAARSASSVTRAWSTWNGFFGFLVVEGAVPGNPMQVIPKPRNAPSTPKPLQGEDTPERLLRMVASGARRARNPWPERDLAVLATLLCTGVRSAELLDLTVASLAGRDGDRRLHVHGKGGKNRSIPIEDALDVLIQNYLRSRRERFGERMPGGEPLFVDHRGERLQRGGLQYLVRQSLRAAGVSDRVQPGAMVHALRHTFATRLAEDGANAAEIAKLLGHSSINSSQTYIDVTAREQRMSVRANRTLNVLGELSGG
- a CDS encoding saccharopine dehydrogenase family protein; this translates as MTARRVVFIGAAGEMCRVAIERFARAGGDWELVLCDIRPELLRELAGRIPGGRVEVRRLDLFDRADLRAAVDGAALVVLGAGPYIRTSEPVISACLEAKVPYLDFDDDVESTQHALSLHEKAQAAGIPVYVGCGASPGMSNVLAVDAANELDTVENIELGWMVGDERPDVGRAVLEHLMHIAAGDCLTWERGRQVVHESYVETGVLPMGGGVGEVLLYETAHPEPVTLPRRYPEAKRIRCLGGLDPMPFNGLARGLGLAIQDRKITVKEAVDFILDVLHNRFSNTKGLRHALSGMIGQVRRGEMAAGTMVKFLARSALRRTDTWRGGLVARVTGTRNGIPAVAVRRTPLSGPETYATSSMAAITGTACAAFMVLAIEEGAGRTGAFAPEDWADPKAFYSALERVGTPRAEIVEAVC
- a CDS encoding class I adenylate-forming enzyme family protein; this translates as MARPVVQVSRSHNPFPRSIGTRYVDGIPRCSNIPETLLDVLRGHVEARPDAEAVVELGGQRLTYAQLWERASRVAGGLRAQGVERGDRVAVRYPAGVNWVLAFWGTVLAGGVAVAVNTRSAQPEVEFVLGDSGVKVDLSADSPLPDGSPQVAAGLGAADVAGLFYTSGTTGRPKGVPTTHEAFITNAENMVRCLGMPRDVGSDLRTLISVPLFHVTACNSQLLVAAYVGGTAVIMPELDLPALAESLPAERISFLVTVPAVYSLLLRQPGFSDVDVSGVRTVGYGGAPIAPSLVRALQEAFPRARLMNGYGMTETASLIAVLPDRDTVEHADSVGYAVPSVDLGVVPIGEDPSVGELVVRGANVTTGYWNRPEATAEAVVDGWLRTGDVVRVDEVGRVHIIDRIKDIINRGGENVSSVEVESVLLSAPGVADAAVLAVPDDVMGEKVGAVLVAGQERIDVDAVIAHCRDHLADFKVPQYAAVVTGTLPRNAGGKLLKNQLRQQVRWGNPLR
- a CDS encoding integrase codes for the protein MTENQTTSGANPAEIEAAKLLLGRLGVSVNDLINTASARPPAPTFSEYIPQVSAAVSPGTRCVYSSYWNRVQAEWGDRRLDEPTPLEIKQLVEKSREQLRIRRNARGGRSAAEHLIAALPLQPRRGRRTDRRVRQPSQESS
- a CDS encoding ankyrin repeat domain-containing protein encodes the protein MATAKANGWAGLSYRAWTDYDEIRARLDAGADPNAPVWGSRPLHAAAELGSPEVVAELARRVDDPDAEYEGRTALWLAVYANRPDNARALVAAGADPRRPMMAGWSPARLSLAGPNPDLFGLEPGEFELSGEEAAAAAEGRRLIAALSALDFTEGLGLAAVAGISAAEAARRLEAELVEGIEPDPYAFDQDMRLIAATDVPGGCVISQPWGYAPQMPGVTARLSAGTVCYGLYANPKSGNQGSIVRDGVIEGWDLHPGGDPNADDPAEEVLAAYLYKRHAVAYCCAYAGLRLTDSRSINGKPDHWLRLPERDHWKRP
- a CDS encoding serine hydrolase domain-containing protein, which encodes MYSDSARGVDRRLLLGWGGLAAAAPLVGLGRAAAEPSWRDRIPPDTQPGGAYDRYVAELAAADKFSGVVLLSHWGRTVLSRSYGMADEEKGIRNHEGVAVNLSSGSQPFLSVAILQLVQQGEVSLSDTVGTYLTGFAREIAEQVTIHHLLTPLSGLDAPMPDWQRVFHSKAEVHEYHEQWTRQAELVAVPGSGDNSHRPGGGAALAIAAQIVEAVTGTTFWDYVHQHVFGRCGMTGSAFYTREQWLTDEHIAHSYLLQPDGSRVDAVHNLDKGERNPGRGFIGHASGDGFATAPDLVRFANALYDGTVLDRPYADLFAGPKLPGHGPTSYEAYTMPVSIIGGQWVIGRGGGTGGSSANWTIYPDTGWVGVVLSNYDEVPIQEICLQEIKAITGVTLDPPGGG
- a CDS encoding M20/M25/M40 family metallo-hydrolase codes for the protein MSEHSGLSGTDHEAGLRLAEEEVVGLASDLIRIDTTNTGDPETLVGERAAAEFVAGKLSEVGYEVTYVESGDHPGRGNVIARLPGADSSRGGLLVHGHLDVVPADPAEWSVHPFSGAVQDGYVWGRGAVDMKDMVAMSLAIARRFKRDGIVPPRDIVFAFLADEEAGSFHGAQWLVDHRPELFEGCTEAISEVGGFSVTLKDGVRAYLVQSAEKGIRWLKLRVRARAGHGSMVHDDNAVTKLSEAVAKLGNHRFPLVLTDSVQEFLSGVTEITGWDFPEDDVEGAVAKLGNLSRMVGATLRDTANPTMLTAGYKHNVIPSVAEAAVDCRILPGREEAFERELAELLGPDVEREWVGLPPVEAKFEGRIVDAMSASLIAEDPGAKALPYMMSGGTDAKSFSRLGMSCYGFAPLKLPADLDFSALFHGVDERVPVDALQFGVRVLDRFLHNS